DNA from Gemmatimonadaceae bacterium:
CGCGGGGGGGGGAGAAGTCGATGCGCTATCTGGTAAGCGAGCGGCCTCCCTCCTCGTTCCGACTCTCCTCACCCGTCCCTTCGCCTCTACCCCCTCCCCGTTCCGCGAGGTCTTACGTCTTTCCGTGCGCCTGCGCGCCCCTCACCCAGCTCGCGTGGCAGCGGTGATCCCCGTACCAGTACGGCAGCTCCCGCACGTCCTCGATGTCGAATAGCGCGAGATCGGCGGCGAATCCCGGCGCCAGCTGCCCGGTGTCGGCCGCGAGACCGACGGCGGCTGCGCCATTGACGGTCGCGGCCAGGATGGCCTCGCTGACGCTCATGCGCAGCTGGCTGACCGCGAGGGCGAGAACGAGCGGGAAGTTGACCGTGGGCGAGGTGCCCGGATTGAAGTCCGAGGCCAGCGCCACCCGGGCACCGGCGTCGATGAGCGTGCGGGCGGGGGCCTGCCGGGGCCGGCCGAGGAACAGCATCGTTCCCGGCAAGAGCGTCGCGACGGTGCCGGACGCGGCCAGCGCCGCGATGCCCCCATCGGAGACGGCGGCCAGGTGATCGGCGCTCGTCGCGCCAATTTCGGCGGCCAGCTCCGCGGCGCCGGCCGTCTCGAGTTCATCGGCATGGAGCTTCAGCTGCAACCCGTGCTGCCGTGCCGCGCCAAGGATGTGGCGCGCCTCGTCGGTGGTGTAGACGCCGGGTTCGCAGAAGATGTCGGCGAAGTCGGCCAGGCGTTCGGTGGCAACGCGCGGCAGCATCTCGTCGACGATGAGTGCGACGTACTCCGCGCGCGTGCGCGGCGCGGCGCGGTACTCGAGGGGGATCTCGTGTGCGCCGAGGAAGGTGGGGACGAGGCGAATGGGGAGGGCGCGCTGCAGGCGACGGATCACCCGCAGCGACTTCAACTCATCCTCGACGGTCAGGCCATACCCCGACTTCACCTCGAGCGTGGTCGTTCCGTGCGCCATCAGGCGCTGGAGGCGCGGGAGGGCGAGCGCCAGCAGGTCATCCTCCGAGCGCGCGCGCAGGTCGCGCACGGAACTGTGGATTCCCCCGCCCCGCCGCGCGATTTCCATGTACCCGACGCCGGCGGCGCGCAGCTCCTGCTCCTCGTGGCGCGGCTTGCCGAAGATGCCGTGGGTGTGCGAGTCGACGAGCCCCGGCATCAGCACGCGCCCACCGCAGTCGACGACCTGTGCCTGGGGATGCGCCGCGCACACCGTTTCGCGCGGTCCCACTGCGACGATGCGCTCGCCCTCGACGACGAGGGCGGCGCCGGTGAGCACCTCCATGCCCTGCATCTCGGCCCCGCGACGGGCGCGCGGAGGACCGGCGCAGGTCACGACCTGAGACGCGTTGTCGAAGAGGACGGACATCGGGGTGATTTAGGATTGGGAATTCGGATTGGGATTCAGGATTTCGAATGCTGATTGCGATTGGCGATTGGCGATTGGGCGGCAACGGGGACGGACGTGCAGGACCGCGTGATTCCAACGACGCTCCACGCGCGCTTGAAACTACGCCCGGCCGTGGCCATCTCGCGAGATGGCTGGACGCTACGCCAGCAGGTCCTGAAAGCGGGAGAGCGTCAGCGGGGCCTGCGCCTCGCCGCGGCAGGCGTAGTAGCAGGCGTTGCAGGCGATGGGGGCGTACCCGTCGTACTCGCGCCAGTGCTTGTCGGCCGGGAAGTCGGGACAGCGGCGCACGAGTCCTTGCGGGTTGATGTGAATGGTCGTCTCGCCCGACCGGCACGGCTCCGGCATCTCGTTGCGCAGGTATCGCGGCAGCTGCTGCAGGTACCAGTCGGAGTTGGTGACGACGCCGCGGTGCTTTTGCTTGAAGGCAAGCAGGTCGTGCACGAGCGCCTGCACCCGCGCATGCTGCTCGGCGCGGATCAGGTGCGCCGTATCGCCATTCTTCATGTCGGTGTAGACCGACAGGTTGACGCCTGCGCCCACCGCGTGCGCCCGTTGCACGATGGGGAGGATGTCGTCGAGATTGTCGTCGCGAATGACGGTGTTGAAGCGCACCGCCATGCCGCGGCCGCGCATCTCGGGAACGAGCGCGAGAATCTTCGCGGCAAGGCCGGGGATGCCGCGCTGCGCGTCGTGGCGCTCGTCGAGATAGTCGAGCGAGATGTTGAACTGGTCGAGCCCGGCGTCCCACAACCGCTGCGCGCGCTCCACCGACAGCATGCCGCCGTGCGTGAGCACCGTCATGTAGCAGTAGGGCACGGCCTGCGCGACCTCGGCGACGATCTCCTCGAGATCACGCCGGAGGGTCGGTTCACCGCCGGTGAAGGTGATCATCATCGGGTCGAAGGCGCGTGCGGCCTCGACAAACGAGGCCAGCTCGTTCGCCTTGTCCGAGGCCGGCGTCTTCCAGTAATCGCACCCGCCGCAGGCCGCGTTGCAGCGCATCGTCACCTCGAAATTCACGAGGACCGGACGCCGCGCCAGCCGCAGCCGCGCGTACTTGATGGCGAAGGGGATTAAATGCCAGGGTTTGTAGTTGGGGCTGAGCATTGCCTAAAGCTAAACAGCGACGGAACGGGGAGGGGGTAGAGGCTAAGCGAGGGGCGAGGAGATGTGGAACGAGGAAGGAGGTCACTGGCGCGCCAATGACCTCCCTCCCTCGTTCCGACTCTCCAACCTCCTCGCCGAGCCTCTACCCCCTCCCCGTTCCGCTCATCATAGCATCGGGATCGTGATGCCCTTCGCCTTTGCCGTTTCCCGCGCGATCTCGTATCCCGCATCTGCATGCCGGGCGACGCCGATGCCGGGGTCGTTGGTGAGCACGCGCTCGAGGCGCAGGCGCATCTCGGGGGTGCCGTCGGCGACGATGACCTGGCCGGCGTGCAGCGAGTTGCCGATTCCCACGCCGCCGCCGTGGTGGAACGAGACCCACGTCGCCCCGCTGGCCACGTTGAGCAGCGCGTTGAGGATCGCCCAGTCGGCCACGGCATCGGTGCCGTCCTTCATCCCCTCGGTCTCCCGGAAGGGCGACGCCACCGAGCCGGTGTCGAGGTGATCGCGGCCGATGACGATGGGCGCCGAGAGTTCGCCCTTGGCAACGAGATCGTTGAGCGCGACGCCGAACTTCGCGCGCTCCCCCTGCCCCAGCCAGCAGATGCGCGCCGGCAGTCCCTGGAAATGGATGCGCTGCTGCGCCATCGTGATCCAGCGCTTCAGGTGCGCGTCGTGCGGGAAGAGGGAGAGGACGAGTTCGTCGGTGCGCGCGATGTCGGCCGGGTCGCCCGACAGCGCGGCCCAGCGGAAGGGCCCCTTCCCTTCGCAGAAGAGCGGGCGGATGTACTCGGGGACGAAGCCGGGAATCTCGAACGCGTCCTTGAGGCCGGCGTCGAACGCGACCGTGCGGATGTTGTTGCCGTAGTCGAAGGCGATGGCGCCGCGGTCCTGCATGGCCCGCATCGCGCGGACGTGCTCGACGGCGCTCGCGGTGGACCACCGCACGTACTCGGCGGGATCGGTCGCGCGCATGGCCGCGGCGGAGGCGAGCGTCATCCCCGCGGGGACGTAGCCATTGAGCATGTCGTGCGCGCTCGTCTGGTCGGTGACGACATCGGGGATGATGCCGCGTCGCACGAGTTCCGGGAGCACCTCGGCGGCGTTGCCCACCAGGCCGACGGAGAGGCCGCGCTTCTCGCCCTGCGCGCCGCGAATCCAGGCCAGCGCCTCGTCGAGGGTGCGCGTCATCTTGTCGCAGTAGCCGGTGGCCAGCCGCTTCTCGATGCGCGCGGGGTCCACCTCGACGCCCAGGAAGGCCGCGTCGTTCATCGTTGCGGCGAGCGGCTGGGCGCCGCCCATCCCGCCCAGCCCGGCCGTGAGCACGAACTTGCCGGCCAGCGACCCGTCGAAGTGCTTGCGCGCCAGCGAGCCGAAGGTCTCGTACGTCCCCTGCACGATGCCCTGCGACCCGATGTAGATCCACGAGCCCGCCGTCATCTGCCCGTACATCATCAGGCCCTTCCGCTCGAGCTCGCGGAAGTGGTCCCAGGTGGCGAAGCGCCCCACGAGATTGCTGTTGGCGATGAGGACGCGCGGCGCATGGGCGTGGGTGCGGAAGACGGCGACCGGCTTGCCGCTCTGCACGAGCAGCGTCTCGTCGCCCTCGAGGTCGCGCAGCGCGCGCACGATGGCCTCGAAGCACGCCCAGTTGCGCGCGGCCTTGCCGGTGCCCCCGTAGACGACCAGGTCGCCCGGACGCTCGGCCACGTCGGGGTCGAGATTGTTCATCAGCATCCGCAGGGCGGCTTCCTGCGGCCAGCCCTTGCAGGAAATGGTCGCGCCGCGCGGCGCGCGCACTTCGTGAGCGGTGGCGGTCATCAGCGTGTCCCCTCCGCGACGGCGAACTCGCGCCGCGAGATCGCGTCGGCGATGGCGAAGATGTCGGGCGAAAGCATGCGGTCGTCGCCCAGCGGGGCGACGACGCGGCGCACGGCGTCGTGGGCGCGCTCCACCGGCGCGCTGCTGCGCAGCGGCCGGCGACAGTCGAGTCCCTGGGCCGCGCACATCAGCTCGATGGCCAGGACGTTGCGGACGTTGCCGACGATGCGGCGCAGCTTCCACGCGGCGCCCATTGCCATCGGCACCACATCCTCCTTGCTGCCATCGGTGGGGATGGTGTCGACGCTGGCCGGATGCGCGAGCACCTTGCATTCGCTGGCGAGCGACGCGGCCGTCACCTGCGCCATCATGAAGCCGCTGTTGAGGCCGGCGTTGGCCGAGAGGAAGGGCGGCAGTCCCTCGTTGAGGTCGGGGTGCACCAGGCGGTCGATGCGGCGCTCGGCCATCACCGCGAGATTGGTCATCGCGATGGCGAGCACATCGAGCGCCATCGCGACGGCCTGGCCGTGAAAATTGCCGCCGCTCAGCATCTCGCCGTTGTCGAAGACCAGCGGGTTGTCGGTGGCCGCGTTGAGTTCGCGCCCAATGAGCCCTTCGGCAAAGCGAATGGCGTCGAGCACCGGGCCGTGCACCTGGGGCATGCACCGCAGCGCGTACGCGTCCTGCACGCGCGGATCGCCGTCGCGATGCGACTCGCGCAACGGGCTCCCATCGAGCAGCGCGCGGAGGAGCGCCGCGCTGTCGCGCTGGCCATCCTGGCCGCGGGCGTCGTGGATGCGGGCATCGAACGCCGTCGGCGTCCCCTTCAGCGCTTCCAGCGTCATGGCGCCGGCGGTGTGCGCCGTCTCCCAGAGCGTTCGCGCTTCGGCGACGGCCAGCGCGGCCACCCCGGTGTGCGCCTGCGTCCCGTTGATCAGCGTGATCCCTTCTTTCGGGGCGAGGACGAGGGGGAGGAGTTCCGCGGTCCGCAGCGCGACGTCGGCGGGCAACCGCTGGCCGCCGGCCGTGTGCAGCTCTCCCTCACCGATCAGCGTCACAGCGAGTTCGGCGAGCGGCGAGAGGTCGCCGCTGGCACCCACCGATCCCTGCTCGTGCACCACCGGCCAGAGTCCGGCGTTGAGCATGGCGCAGACGAGATCGGGGACGTCGGGGCGCGCGCCGGAGAATCCCTTGGCCATCACGTTCGCGCGCAGGAGCATCATCGCGCGCACTTCCTGCTCGCAGAGTTCCGGCCCCACGCCTGCCACGTGGCTGCGCACCAGGTTCACCTGCAGCTGCGCGAGCTTGTCGGCCGGGATGTGCACGTCGGAGAGCTTGCCGAAGCCGGTCGTGACGCCGTAGACGACGTCGTTGCGCGCGACGATGCCGGCCACCACATCGCGGGTGGCCTGCATGCGTTGGCGCGCCGCGTCGGCAAGAGCCACCGGACGGCGGCGGATGGCGACGTCGAGGACGTCGGCCACGGTGAGCGAGGCGCCGTCGAGCGCGAGCGGAACGGTGTGGGTCATGGTATGGGCACGAGCGACTGCCGGTAACTGGCGCGGTCGTAGTTGAATTTGAGGTCGGGCTCGGCCTTCAGCGCCACGAAGAACGTGAACGAGAAGTTGCCGTTGGGCGCCTGCGTGAAGCCGAACATCGCGCGCCAATCGTGCAGGTCGCGCTGCAGCGTCACCTGGTGGCTGGCGAACTCGTGACGCACCGCATCGTAGCTGGTGCTCCACTGCACCGCCCACTTGGGGGTGAGGTCAAAGCTGGTGCGCCAGTTGACGCTCGTCTGCGGCGGGACGCGGAAGTACGAGCCGCCGGCCGTCGTGGACGAGAACTGCGTGTAGTCCACCGGCGGCGCCGCGAGCGCGTTGCGCACGCAGACGTCATACTGGATGGGATTGGTCTTGAGCGCCTCGCACTGCACGGTGGGATCGTACTCCACCACGCGGCCGTTCCCGCCCGGCGGTCGCTGGCGATTGGCGCTGAGGCTGATGCTCGCCTCGAAGCCGCGCCCGACCGGGACCGCCGCGAGTTGCTGCCGCATGCCGGAGCCGGCGATCTGCTGGCCGCTCCCCATCATCTGGCCCGCCCCGTAGCCGCCCTGGATGTCACCGATGCGCGACGACGTGTCGGCCCGCGCCTCGCCGGAGCCGCCAAAGAAGTGCGCCAGCCAGCGCACGACCGCCGTCTTGCGGCTCAACTGCAGCGACGCTGAGACGGATTCGCGGAACGGGCTGAAGCGCGCGGTGTCGCTGAGAACCGAGCCCTCGAAGAGCGAGTAGCCCATGTCGAACGAGAATCCGGGGAGCAGCTCCGAGTTCAGGTTGAAGTTCATCCGGTCGGTGGCGAAGCCGCTGCGTCCGGTCGTGCGGGCCCGCTCGAAGTCGTACGTCAGCGGCGACATGCCGATGGAGAGGAGCTTCACTTTCTTCCCCTCAGCGGCCGAGCTCGTGTCGTTCGCGGCTTTCTTCAGTTTCGCCTCGAACGACTGGTTCAACCCGAGGGTCAGGCGGTTCTGCGCCAGCGCGCCCAGATAATCAGCGCGGCTCTTGCCGAGCGCGAGCAGGAACTGGTCGCTCACGCTGGCCGCGGGGGAGAAGGACCAGCCGAGCGTCGGATTGATCGAGTGCCGGAAGGTCTGCACCGGACCGATGCCCCAGCGCGAACGTCCGAAGAAGGTGGGCCCGACCGAGAGTCCCCACGACAGGCGCTTGCTCTGCGAGACGAAGTTGTTCCCCGTGCGCTCCGACCGGACCCAGAATCCGGCCGGGTCCACGTTGTCCATCGAGACGCTGGGGACGAGGTTGAACGAGCCCTGGAAGAACGTCGGCAGCGTGATGGCCGTTCTCCAGTCGAGCGTCGTGAGGTAGGTGCGGCTGTAGACGCGCGTCTCGCGGCGGCTGGTGTCCGACGGATTCACGATCAGGCGGACTTCGGGAAAGTCGTTCATCCGGTCGCTGTAGCTGAAGGCCAGCGGCAGGTTGAACGAGCCGATCTTGAACGGACTGTTGAACGAGGCCGTCGTGTTCGCCGTGGAGCGGTCGAACTTCGCCGAGTCGAGCACGCCGGCGCGCAGGAAGTAGCGGTACTTGAAGTCGCCCTGTGCGTCGAGGTGCTGGCTGCTGGACGACGACAGGTTGGCGCCCGGCGTCCACTCGACGAAGCGGCCCAGGCGGATCGCCTTGGACGAAAGGTTGATGCTGGGAAAGTCCTGGTCGACCTGCTGGCGCCCCGGGTACTGGCGGCGGGTGCCGCCGATCGAGACGGCCAGCGGGCCCATCGACTTGGAGTAGTTGAGCATCGAGCTGATCGTCGCCAGCGCGCTCATCGCGTTGAGCGCGGTCTGCCGCTGCACCGTGGTGCTGGTGACGTAGTTCAGGTTGGCGGTCACGCGCGAGGTCTGCGAGAAGTCCTGCGAGTGATTCCACGAGAACTGCGTATTGGACTGCCCCGTGCTGAGCGTGTGCCGCGAGACGGCGAAGGTCCCGCGGACGAAGCGGTTGCGCCAGTTGTACTGGAACTGCGAGTTGAGCCGCAGCCAGCCGGGGTCGGCCAGGCTGGCGCGCGCCGACGACCGCCAGTCGAACGAGATGGACAGGTCGGTGTAGTCGCTGAGCGCGAAGTAGTACCCGACGTTCTCGATGTTGCGGCGATAGGTCGGGCTGTTTCGCACCAGCTCGGCGAAACCGAATCGCGGCGTCAAAATGCCGCTGCGGCGTCCGGAGCGAATGTCCTGGAAGACAAACGGCAGCCAGAAGACCGGGACGTCTCCCAAGTACAGGACGGCGGGGCGCGCCACCATCATGCTCTTGCGAATCATCTTGATCTGTGACGCCTGGAAGTGGTAATGCGGGAGCGAGTCCTCGCAGCTCGTGATCGACCCGTCGCGGCCGTACGTGGACTCATCGGTCGTCGAGTCGCCCGCGAAGCCGCCGACGTGCGCCGAGACGACCCAGCGCTCGCCGCTCTGCTCGACCGTGCGGATGTTGGTGCCGATGCCCTGCTTGTTGGTGATGTCGTAGGTCGTCCGCCCGCTCGCGTTGATGTCGTCGCGCCCGGCCTCGCGCACGACGATGGCCGGGCCGAGGGCGATGGCCTTGTTCGTCGAATCGCTGTAGCGGATGGTGTCGGCCGCGATGATCGTCGGCTCGCGCTCGACGACGGCGCGCTCGGTGGGAAGGCCGATCAGGGTGATGGTGCGATCGCCGGCCTGGAAGTGCACGAAGTCGGCCTGATAGCGGACGAGCGCAAAGCCCTTGCGGGCCATCAGCGCTGCGGCCACGGAGTCAGGGGCCATCCAGTGCACCAGCGCCGTGTCCTTGGCCGTGCTGTCGGCGCCGGGCCGCGCCTGCCGCGGCTGCGTGGCGCGCGGCTGGGTCGTGCGCGGCTGACCCGGGCGCGGCTGCGTGGGACGGGCCCCGGGAAGCTGTGCCGCCGCCCCCGGCGCGATGACGAGGGCGAGCACGCCCAGCCCCGCGAGCGCGCGCCAGCGCGAGCGCATCAGCCGCCGGAGGCGGGCGCGATGCGTTCCGCCTCCTCCTCGCGGCGAGCCTTCGCCTGCCTGGCCCGGTAGACGAACCACGACAGCACGATGCTCAGCTCGTACAGTCCGTAGAGCGGAATGAAAAGCATCAGCGTCGAGATGATCAGGTCGCCCGGCGTGATGATCGCCGAGAGAATCAGCATCCCGACGAACGAGTGCCGGCGGAACTTGGCCAGCGTGCGCGGCGTGACGAGGCCGAGCGCGGTGATGACCACGATCAGGATGGGCAGCTCGAAGACCGCGCCGAACGCGAGCGTCAGCGTCACCGCGAACGAGAAGTACTCCTGCGCCGAGATCATCTGCTTCAGCGACGACGAGGCGATCCCCTTCAGCAGTTCGAGCGTGATGGGCAGCACCCACAGCACGGACAGCGTGCAGCCGATGAGGAACAGTCCGACCGCGCCGATGAGCACGGGGACGACGATCCGCTTCTCGTGCGGATGCAGCGCCGGCGACAGGAAGGCCCAGACCTGGTAGACGATGACGGGCGCGGCGAGCACCACGCCCAGGCCGAACGCCACCTGCATCAGGATCGTGAACGACTCGGCCGGGTGCGTGTAGATCAGCTGCCCGCCGTCGAGGAAGTCGCGCGCGGGATAGGCGAGGACGCTGATGAAGTCGAACTGGTAGACGACGGTGAAGGCGACCGCGAACGAGACCAGCAGCGCGATGCCGCTCCAGATCAGGCGCCAGCGCAGTTCCTCGAGATGATCGAGGAACGGCATCTCCGCCTGTGGGTCGTGCTGTTGGTCCGCCGCGGCCACGCCCGCCCCCGCGCTACTTCAGGTCCCGCAGCAGGGCCGCCGCGAGGGTCGCCGCCTCGGACTTGGGATACTTGTCGATCACCTGCTGCAACAGCGTGCGCGCCTGGCGTGTCTGCCCCGCCACCTTGAGCGCGACGGCGCGCTTGTAGATGGCGACCGGCGCGCGCTCCGACGCCGGATACTTCTCGGCGACCAGCGCGAAGACCGAATCGGCCTCCACCGCGCTCCCCGCGGAGGCGTACGCCTCCGCAATCCAGTACTGCGCCTCGGGGGCGAGGTCGGACGTGGGATACTGGGTGAGCAGGTCGCTGAACGCCGCGCGGGCCGCCGAGGTCGCGCCGCGCGCGAGCTGCTGCCGACCGAGGTCCATCAGCTGGTACGGTCCGGGCGACGGCGCATTGGGGACGGCGGCGGGTGCGGCGGTCGGCGGAGCGCCTGGCGCCGCGGCGGGCGGCACCGGCTGCGCGGTCTCCGCCGCCCGGGCCTCGAGCTGGGCACGCAGCGACTCCACCTGCTTGCGGCTCTGCCCCGTGAGTTCCTGCACCGTCAGCAGCTGCTCCTGCACCGAGCGCATCGACATCGAGACATCGCCCTGGAAGCGTTGCAGCGTGCCGTTCGCGACGCGCAGTGAATCGGCGACGTTGGTAAGCGACTGGATGATGCGGCGCAACTGCACGGCGCGCGCCGTGTCGGCCGAGGCGGCCTGTGCGGCGGCGAGCTGCAGGCGGGCGATGTCACCCTGGAGGATGCGCACATCGCCCCGGGTGGCAAAGCACGCCCCGGCCGTCAGGATGACGGCCGGAGCAATCAGGACGCGAGCGATACGACGAATCACTTGTTGGGAAGCTTGAAGGGGTTGGCGCCGGCGATGATCTCGAACTCATCGCGGCGATTCTTGGCCCACGCCTCTTCGTTGTCCTGCGCCACGGCGGGACGCTCCTCGCCGAAGCTCACGACGTCAATGCGATCGGCGGCGATGCCGCGGGCGATGAGGTACTGCTTCACCTCGGCGGCGCGGCGCTGGCCGAGCGCGAGGTTGTACTCATCCGACCCGCGGTTGTCCGTGTGTCCGGCCACGCGAATGCGCATGTCGGGGTTGGCCTGGAAGACCGGGATCTTGGCCTCGAGCGTCGCCTTCTGGTCGTCGCGAATGTCCGACTTGTCGTAGTCGAAGTAGACCGGCACCGCGAAGGCCACCTTGGCGGCGGCGATGTCGGCGGCGAGCTTCGCGGCGGCCGCCTTGCGGGCGGCTTCCTCGGCGGCGGCGCGGCGTGCCGCTTCGGCGGCATCGCGCTTCGCCTTCTCGGCGGCATCCGCCGAATCCTGGTTGAACGGCTTCACGACGGGCGCCGGCGTCGGGACCACGACTGGCTTCTTCTTGCAGGCAGTCGTGGTCACAGCCGAGATCGCGACAGCGACGAGGGCGAGCGAACGAATACGAGCGTGCATGACTGGGTCTCCGGTGGGGGTACTTCGAATGCGACTACGGTTGTTCCATGCGGGGCGACCAGGCCGCCTGCCGGGCCACACCAGCGCCTCGCGTCAGCTGCCGCGTGCGTCCCGATTCGGTGTCCAGCACCCACAGTTGCTTCGAGCCGCCACGAGTGGACGTGAACACCAGATGCCGGGCATCGGGGGCCCACGACGGATTCTCGTTGCGCGCATCGCCGGTGAGCTGCTTGATGCGCCGGTCCCGCATGTTGATCACCATCACCTGCAGATTCGGTCCTTCCTGCGATGTGAACGCCACGGCGCGGCCGTCGGGCGACCAGTCCGGATCGGAGCGATACGGCCGATCACCGCTGGGGGATTCCGTCAGCAACTCCGCGTTCGTTCCATCTGCATCGGTAATATACACTTCGGGATGGCCGAGGCGACCCGAGATATATGCGATCTTGCGGCCGTCCGGACTGAACGAGGGCGACGACGTCGGCGTGCCGCGTCCGAAGGTCACCCGGCGGGGCTGCTCCCCTCCGCCGAAGGCCGAGACGGCATACAGGTCGGTGCCATCGTCACCGGCCGAA
Protein-coding regions in this window:
- the hutI gene encoding imidazolonepropionase, which gives rise to MSVLFDNASQVVTCAGPPRARRGAEMQGMEVLTGAALVVEGERIVAVGPRETVCAAHPQAQVVDCGGRVLMPGLVDSHTHGIFGKPRHEEQELRAAGVGYMEIARRGGGIHSSVRDLRARSEDDLLALALPRLQRLMAHGTTTLEVKSGYGLTVEDELKSLRVIRRLQRALPIRLVPTFLGAHEIPLEYRAAPRTRAEYVALIVDEMLPRVATERLADFADIFCEPGVYTTDEARHILGAARQHGLQLKLHADELETAGAAELAAEIGATSADHLAAVSDGGIAALAASGTVATLLPGTMLFLGRPRQAPARTLIDAGARVALASDFNPGTSPTVNFPLVLALAVSQLRMSVSEAILAATVNGAAAVGLAADTGQLAPGFAADLALFDIEDVRELPYWYGDHRCHASWVRGAQAHGKT
- a CDS encoding radical SAM protein; translated protein: MLSPNYKPWHLIPFAIKYARLRLARRPVLVNFEVTMRCNAACGGCDYWKTPASDKANELASFVEAARAFDPMMITFTGGEPTLRRDLEEIVAEVAQAVPYCYMTVLTHGGMLSVERAQRLWDAGLDQFNISLDYLDERHDAQRGIPGLAAKILALVPEMRGRGMAVRFNTVIRDDNLDDILPIVQRAHAVGAGVNLSVYTDMKNGDTAHLIRAEQHARVQALVHDLLAFKQKHRGVVTNSDWYLQQLPRYLRNEMPEPCRSGETTIHINPQGLVRRCPDFPADKHWREYDGYAPIACNACYYACRGEAQAPLTLSRFQDLLA
- the hutU gene encoding urocanate hydratase; the protein is MTATAHEVRAPRGATISCKGWPQEAALRMLMNNLDPDVAERPGDLVVYGGTGKAARNWACFEAIVRALRDLEGDETLLVQSGKPVAVFRTHAHAPRVLIANSNLVGRFATWDHFRELERKGLMMYGQMTAGSWIYIGSQGIVQGTYETFGSLARKHFDGSLAGKFVLTAGLGGMGGAQPLAATMNDAAFLGVEVDPARIEKRLATGYCDKMTRTLDEALAWIRGAQGEKRGLSVGLVGNAAEVLPELVRRGIIPDVVTDQTSAHDMLNGYVPAGMTLASAAAMRATDPAEYVRWSTASAVEHVRAMRAMQDRGAIAFDYGNNIRTVAFDAGLKDAFEIPGFVPEYIRPLFCEGKGPFRWAALSGDPADIARTDELVLSLFPHDAHLKRWITMAQQRIHFQGLPARICWLGQGERAKFGVALNDLVAKGELSAPIVIGRDHLDTGSVASPFRETEGMKDGTDAVADWAILNALLNVASGATWVSFHHGGGVGIGNSLHAGQVIVADGTPEMRLRLERVLTNDPGIGVARHADAGYEIARETAKAKGITIPML
- the hutH gene encoding histidine ammonia-lyase — encoded protein: MTHTVPLALDGASLTVADVLDVAIRRRPVALADAARQRMQATRDVVAGIVARNDVVYGVTTGFGKLSDVHIPADKLAQLQVNLVRSHVAGVGPELCEQEVRAMMLLRANVMAKGFSGARPDVPDLVCAMLNAGLWPVVHEQGSVGASGDLSPLAELAVTLIGEGELHTAGGQRLPADVALRTAELLPLVLAPKEGITLINGTQAHTGVAALAVAEARTLWETAHTAGAMTLEALKGTPTAFDARIHDARGQDGQRDSAALLRALLDGSPLRESHRDGDPRVQDAYALRCMPQVHGPVLDAIRFAEGLIGRELNAATDNPLVFDNGEMLSGGNFHGQAVAMALDVLAIAMTNLAVMAERRIDRLVHPDLNEGLPPFLSANAGLNSGFMMAQVTAASLASECKVLAHPASVDTIPTDGSKEDVVPMAMGAAWKLRRIVGNVRNVLAIELMCAAQGLDCRRPLRSSAPVERAHDAVRRVVAPLGDDRMLSPDIFAIADAISRREFAVAEGTR
- a CDS encoding putative LPS assembly protein LptD, whose amino-acid sequence is MRSRWRALAGLGVLALVIAPGAAAQLPGARPTQPRPGQPRTTQPRATQPRQARPGADSTAKDTALVHWMAPDSVAAALMARKGFALVRYQADFVHFQAGDRTITLIGLPTERAVVEREPTIIAADTIRYSDSTNKAIALGPAIVVREAGRDDINASGRTTYDITNKQGIGTNIRTVEQSGERWVVSAHVGGFAGDSTTDESTYGRDGSITSCEDSLPHYHFQASQIKMIRKSMMVARPAVLYLGDVPVFWLPFVFQDIRSGRRSGILTPRFGFAELVRNSPTYRRNIENVGYYFALSDYTDLSISFDWRSSARASLADPGWLRLNSQFQYNWRNRFVRGTFAVSRHTLSTGQSNTQFSWNHSQDFSQTSRVTANLNYVTSTTVQRQTALNAMSALATISSMLNYSKSMGPLAVSIGGTRRQYPGRQQVDQDFPSINLSSKAIRLGRFVEWTPGANLSSSSSQHLDAQGDFKYRYFLRAGVLDSAKFDRSTANTTASFNSPFKIGSFNLPLAFSYSDRMNDFPEVRLIVNPSDTSRRETRVYSRTYLTTLDWRTAITLPTFFQGSFNLVPSVSMDNVDPAGFWVRSERTGNNFVSQSKRLSWGLSVGPTFFGRSRWGIGPVQTFRHSINPTLGWSFSPAASVSDQFLLALGKSRADYLGALAQNRLTLGLNQSFEAKLKKAANDTSSAAEGKKVKLLSIGMSPLTYDFERARTTGRSGFATDRMNFNLNSELLPGFSFDMGYSLFEGSVLSDTARFSPFRESVSASLQLSRKTAVVRWLAHFFGGSGEARADTSSRIGDIQGGYGAGQMMGSGQQIAGSGMRQQLAAVPVGRGFEASISLSANRQRPPGGNGRVVEYDPTVQCEALKTNPIQYDVCVRNALAAPPVDYTQFSSTTAGGSYFRVPPQTSVNWRTSFDLTPKWAVQWSTSYDAVRHEFASHQVTLQRDLHDWRAMFGFTQAPNGNFSFTFFVALKAEPDLKFNYDRASYRQSLVPIP
- the tatC gene encoding twin-arginine translocase subunit TatC; translation: MPFLDHLEELRWRLIWSGIALLVSFAVAFTVVYQFDFISVLAYPARDFLDGGQLIYTHPAESFTILMQVAFGLGVVLAAPVIVYQVWAFLSPALHPHEKRIVVPVLIGAVGLFLIGCTLSVLWVLPITLELLKGIASSSLKQMISAQEYFSFAVTLTLAFGAVFELPILIVVITALGLVTPRTLAKFRRHSFVGMLILSAIITPGDLIISTLMLFIPLYGLYELSIVLSWFVYRARQAKARREEEAERIAPASGG
- the ybgF gene encoding tol-pal system protein YbgF; the protein is MIRRIARVLIAPAVILTAGACFATRGDVRILQGDIARLQLAAAQAASADTARAVQLRRIIQSLTNVADSLRVANGTLQRFQGDVSMSMRSVQEQLLTVQELTGQSRKQVESLRAQLEARAAETAQPVPPAAAPGAPPTAAPAAVPNAPSPGPYQLMDLGRQQLARGATSAARAAFSDLLTQYPTSDLAPEAQYWIAEAYASAGSAVEADSVFALVAEKYPASERAPVAIYKRAVALKVAGQTRQARTLLQQVIDKYPKSEAATLAAALLRDLK
- the pal gene encoding peptidoglycan-associated lipoprotein Pal, with translation MHARIRSLALVAVAISAVTTTACKKKPVVVPTPAPVVKPFNQDSADAAEKAKRDAAEAARRAAAEEAARKAAAAKLAADIAAAKVAFAVPVYFDYDKSDIRDDQKATLEAKIPVFQANPDMRIRVAGHTDNRGSDEYNLALGQRRAAEVKQYLIARGIAADRIDVVSFGEERPAVAQDNEEAWAKNRRDEFEIIAGANPFKLPNK